In Colias croceus chromosome 21, ilColCroc2.1, the DNA window ACAGAGGCTTATCAATGAAAAAGTGGGAAAAACGATGTGCTTTACTAAAAAGGGCAGGACTACGGGCACTAAGATACACTATAGTTACTCGTCTCCAGGTTTGTAACAATATCATTTTTTACTTAATCTAGAATTAAGTTAAGCATTTTTGCTCGCGTTGTGTTACTGACCTGACTTtgctaataataatctaaatggCGCGAAGGTGATTTCCTATTGTACCCCCACGACGTGGTTTCGACAACACTACTTTAAGAGAAGGGTGAATTATCAGTGTTAATAACACAAGcattttcaatacattttacttgtaatatttataggtTCGAGGCGCAAGAGTGCAATTATCTATCGCAGCACAGGCCATGGCAACCCGAGTCGATACAATCCTCAGAAGACGCTATCACACCAACTCTTTGAAATTGGAAGATTTGAAGTGGCAAAAACAGGAGGTAATTCGAATTACTTGTATGTGTTGTGGAAGGTCTTGAGTACGGCGAAATACGACTACACACTAACAATTGACAGACTTTATCTACTACTACCAAACTTAATAAAGATATGCCCTGAAAGTTCTGATTGTGACTCCCAAATAACTCCAAAATGTAAAGAACTAAAAGCACATTTTTCCAGGCTTTTTTAATTGAGTTTTCAATTGACAGGCGATACGTGATCTCAAGTCTCTCGAAGAAGAACAATCACAATCAGAATATAATTTACTGCAAATCATGGATCAAGAACGCATAGTTGAGGCCAGAATCATTGAACGAGCCAGAAAACCCGGTCGAGAGCTCATCAAAGACGATGCTGATCGGAAATCGAAATATGAATTGATACAGACAAGACTGCTTGCTAAAGAACTAAGGAAGAATATAGAACGAATTGCGTTAGTACTAAAATAAagcaatatataaaaaaaaattaaaatgtcaatCCAACTGCAACTACCTACACATTCATACCGAGTCGCTTTTCATATATCGAGTATCCTTATTATCCTAGTCGAGTAATACGTTATTCGTGCGCACATTGAGTATCTTGATGGCGAAAATTCACAATAATTTACATTCATACGAACGAGAAGTTAAATGTAGAAACAAAAACTACCTACATCATTTAGTTGTGcatatacaaatatcataatacatattaccaCAGGTCCCTTCAAGATGCGGTAGCGAATGCCATTACGAAAATTGATTGCACAGCAGAAGATTTGTCTCAAGTTCTTCTTCTAGACGAGAGTAGAATAAGGTCCAGAACAGGGGAGGTCCCAATTGTATCTTCTGGAAGTACTTTGTCTTCTGCCCAGTCTCATTCTAGAGATAGATCCCCACAACCTTCAGATCAGTTGACTGTCATCCAGGAGGAAAATGAAGATGACTATCCATTTGATTTCTAATCACTACTGATTTATAAAGCCGAATGTGCATTTTATATTTGGTTATATCATTGGCGCCAAACAGCTTAATcaatttgatataaaataaaatatgataagggaataaagataataaaatattgcatttatGTATTCATAATGCACTAACAATGGTCAACATCTAATGATCAAAGTAGCAAAAATTAATAGTCATggtcttagattacaaaataaaagacagatggagcgttgccgaactaaaccgaataatttatcgtcattttcaataaagctatgtgtgctgtcatttcgccgctgcaccgtacgtacacggtgcttctgtgtgcgtgtaatgttgccagatattgaaaaatttcccaaatttttccccgactacggaaaaaagagggttatgtttttcgagtttatggatgtatgtataatctctttgacacgcccttagttcaggatacatcgcccatttttgcaagtgactactatcaagctaattttccgtttgtagctttattttgatgagacgcccaataatttcgtgtacgaaagtctcgattgtggtagctaacagagataataaggataaaaaattttgatttgatggttctcaaatttttattactaactgaattttttttttgttcaatctcaagataattacctaaattattcgaaaaaatatttgtcctacaaaatctatggttggttcaaagagtccccctttccaaagtgtatcgataacgaggtcatcataaatgattactaacagctaatatttttgttttcacttagttaatgtttatataattcaacagacatattgtcctacaaattgcgtaataaatatttgagaaccatcaaatcaaaaaatgttatccttgttatctctgttagctaccacaatcgagagtttcgtacacgaaattattcggtgtctcatcaaaataaagctacaaacggaaaatcagcttgatagttatagtcacttgcaaaaatgggcgatgtatcctgaactacctgcagtataaaccgttggaccgattttgaattgtgaggtttcattgcaatgatctgaattattatgttagtggcggtagtgacgtaggctatatacataaatgagaagtcaagttttaatttttatttaaattcttttattacataaagtacctgcctactaaagttatatatggacaaaataattgtattcaattttttattaaataaattacataaaaaaagtttcaatattaactatattatattattttttatttttcataatatatgaatacgaatagcggtagtttttagtcgagaatacgggacattttattttcatcatatccatcatggagttcacataaattaaatcgctagcgaaaacgactatgacgtttttaagctttataaaagtaacaaaataatgtattatcacagactaataataatatactacgtatacagtattatgcttattaaaataatctaataattatcatgaacctttagtgcactatacaaataaacacattcacgatcgaaaaatccaacagcattaccctgaagatcttttaaccattttaccgttttaccaataaaaatggcaaattcatttt includes these proteins:
- the LOC123701552 gene encoding tektin-B1-like yields the protein MFCEDACLGHSNGLDKIRNINDRLNAEVVEQINGSQELVMLSNFARESHEYNFKKSLQERISDVTSWRWVLDDLSKRLEEAIVSLKYEDNALKVVVQRIEDEIREHSTQGTRPGAMSPLRDAVEDAIIQEYNFLREEKKKFEKLVPELTKQILLLEKTKKRIECDILNKDQAISVDETCVDKDYRNAKVENWKGRKKKGLSMKKWEKRCALLKRAGLRALRYTIVTRLQVRGARVQLSIAAQAMATRVDTILRRRYHTNSLKLEDLKWQKQEAIRDLKSLEEEQSQSEYNLLQIMDQERIVEARIIERARKPGRELIKDDADRKSKYELIQTRLLAKELRKNIERIASLQDAVANAITKIDCTAEDLSQVLLLDESRIRSRTGEVPIVSSGSTLSSAQSHSRDRSPQPSDQLTVIQEENEDDYPFDF